Proteins co-encoded in one Natronorubrum daqingense genomic window:
- a CDS encoding enoyl-CoA hydratase/isomerase family protein, which produces MSDRVLLERREQIATITVNRPEKRNSMNVATRKELRAAFETAVDDDDVRAIVLRGAGEGSFVAGGDIEAFSEYDLVDGLEYGETHGQALYNYVADVPKPTIAAVDGYALGGGTEIALACDIRLATPDAVFGLPEITIGIIPGGGGTQRLVHAIGSGLARELILTGRTVDADEAEDIGLVNHVYPDEEFDEEVRELATQLASRAPIAQQLAKEAMDRSLNIEAGLDFERLASALLFATDDQKEGAEAFLEGREPEFDGK; this is translated from the coding sequence ATGAGCGATCGAGTGCTTCTCGAGCGACGCGAGCAAATCGCGACGATCACCGTCAACCGACCGGAGAAACGCAACTCGATGAACGTCGCGACCCGAAAAGAGCTGCGAGCGGCGTTCGAAACCGCCGTCGACGATGACGACGTGCGAGCGATCGTCCTCCGTGGAGCCGGCGAGGGCTCGTTCGTCGCGGGCGGCGATATCGAGGCCTTTTCCGAATACGATCTCGTCGACGGCCTCGAGTACGGCGAGACGCACGGACAGGCGCTGTACAACTACGTCGCGGACGTCCCCAAGCCGACGATCGCCGCGGTCGACGGCTACGCCCTCGGCGGCGGAACCGAGATCGCGCTCGCCTGTGACATCCGGCTCGCGACCCCCGACGCGGTGTTCGGCCTTCCAGAGATCACCATCGGGATCATTCCCGGCGGCGGCGGGACGCAACGACTGGTCCACGCCATCGGGTCCGGCCTCGCTCGAGAGTTGATCCTCACCGGACGAACCGTCGACGCCGACGAGGCCGAGGATATCGGGCTCGTGAACCACGTCTACCCCGACGAAGAGTTCGACGAGGAAGTCAGGGAGCTGGCGACGCAACTCGCCTCGAGAGCGCCGATCGCCCAGCAACTGGCCAAAGAGGCCATGGACCGAAGTCTGAACATCGAGGCCGGACTCGACTTCGAGCGCCTCGCGAGCGCGCTCCTGTTCGCGACGGACGACCAGAAGGAGGGGGCGGAGGCCTTCCTCGAGGGGCGAGAACCGGAGTTCGACGGAAAATAA
- the tcuA gene encoding FAD-dependent tricarballylate dehydrogenase TcuA, translating to MAPMDQEAYDVVIVGCGIAGLTAGLRATEQEYSVAILEKAPEANRGGHTRFTESFRIPTADIDLTDVEFNVEDYTAADFYSDIMNVTHYRADDDLASVVTGEAASTFEWLTAHGLEWEYDAPHPGYTAGRVWLDGAEMIAEIVDVLEAEGVDIYYRADARGVVRADDGSVSGVEAFVDGRRTEFSADATILAAGDYGSSTEKRTRYYGPGYGNMKVRGSRYNTGEVIEAAMDVGAKSAGEFGDAHMALIDAGSPDVEGGITRIDGYQYGLILNHDGERFVDEGQDARAHTYAKFGRRIFEQPHHEAFIVVDSTVVDDVAHMGPSRAIQADSLEGLVRRLDIANVERAVETIREYNEACDPDASDNYDPNVLDGNATEGLELPKSNWALPLEEPPYTGYPVTGGMTFGFGGVAITPDAEVLDTTDTVIPGLYAAGNVTGGLFYNNYPGGTGLTNAAVFGKVAAESVAEYLES from the coding sequence ATGGCACCCATGGATCAGGAAGCCTACGACGTCGTTATCGTCGGGTGTGGCATCGCTGGACTGACTGCCGGATTACGCGCCACGGAACAGGAGTACTCGGTCGCGATTCTCGAGAAAGCGCCGGAGGCGAATCGCGGCGGCCACACGCGCTTTACCGAGTCGTTTCGCATCCCGACGGCCGATATCGACCTCACGGACGTCGAGTTCAACGTCGAGGACTACACGGCCGCGGACTTCTACTCGGACATCATGAACGTGACCCACTACCGGGCGGACGACGACCTCGCCTCGGTCGTCACCGGCGAGGCCGCGTCGACGTTCGAGTGGCTGACCGCCCACGGCCTCGAGTGGGAGTACGACGCCCCACACCCGGGTTACACTGCCGGTCGGGTCTGGCTCGACGGCGCGGAGATGATCGCCGAGATCGTGGACGTTCTCGAGGCCGAAGGCGTCGACATCTACTACCGGGCGGACGCTCGCGGGGTGGTGAGAGCCGACGACGGCTCCGTCTCCGGCGTGGAGGCCTTCGTGGACGGCCGCCGAACGGAGTTTTCGGCCGACGCGACGATTCTCGCGGCGGGCGACTACGGCTCGAGCACCGAGAAGCGAACGCGCTACTACGGCCCCGGCTACGGGAACATGAAGGTCCGCGGCAGCCGGTACAACACCGGCGAGGTCATCGAGGCGGCGATGGACGTCGGCGCGAAATCGGCCGGCGAGTTCGGCGACGCGCACATGGCCCTGATCGACGCCGGCTCGCCCGACGTGGAGGGCGGAATCACCCGAATCGACGGCTATCAGTACGGCCTGATTCTCAATCACGACGGCGAACGATTCGTCGACGAAGGGCAGGACGCACGCGCCCACACCTACGCCAAGTTCGGCCGGCGGATCTTCGAACAGCCCCACCACGAGGCGTTCATCGTCGTCGATTCGACCGTCGTCGACGACGTGGCCCACATGGGTCCCTCTCGAGCAATCCAGGCCGACTCGCTCGAGGGACTCGTTCGCCGCCTCGACATCGCGAACGTCGAGCGCGCCGTCGAGACGATTCGAGAGTACAACGAGGCCTGCGACCCCGACGCGAGCGACAACTACGACCCGAACGTCCTCGACGGCAACGCGACCGAGGGCCTCGAGTTACCGAAGTCGAACTGGGCGCTTCCCCTCGAGGAACCACCCTACACCGGCTATCCCGTTACCGGCGGGATGACGTTCGGTTTCGGCGGCGTCGCGATCACCCCCGACGCCGAGGTCCTCGATACGACCGACACCGTGATTCCGGGTCTGTACGCCGCCGGAAACGTCACGGGCGGGTTGTTCTACAACAACTACCCGGGCGGCACCGGCCTCACCAATGCCGCCGTCTTCGGAAAGGTCGCGGCCGAATCCGTCGCCGAGTACCTCGAGTCCTGA
- a CDS encoding mandelate racemase/muconate lactonizing enzyme family protein: MRDYSNHIQHRDADRDVEITDITAHVVEGNFEWNIVEIETDAGVTGIGESYRGGGVPELVEYTKRFLIGENPLDVERLFRQIVQEMSGHGGTTGKVVTAASGIEIALWDAAGKILDVPVYQLLGGKFRDEVRMYCDCHAGEAYAVEDGSTAYAEAEAYSPEAYANEARRVLDLGFDALKFDLDLEMDNDPDPFNGRLSNEAIEHKRQIVEAVREEIGYDVDLAFDCHWDYSVESAKRLAHELEEYKLMWLEDLIPPENMSAQIEVNQATTTPTATGENRFRVHELSELIYEHGVDIVTPDPTTVGGLSETMRIADRAEENYMPISPHNVCSPIGTMACVHLGAAIPNFDVLEFHALEVDWWDDLVTRDEPLIQDGYIEVPEKPGIGVELDRDVLEEHRFEGPS, encoded by the coding sequence ATGAGAGATTACTCAAACCACATTCAACACCGAGACGCGGACCGAGACGTCGAAATTACGGACATCACCGCCCACGTCGTCGAAGGCAACTTTGAGTGGAACATCGTCGAGATCGAGACGGACGCGGGCGTGACCGGCATCGGGGAATCCTACCGCGGCGGCGGCGTCCCCGAACTCGTCGAGTACACGAAACGCTTCCTGATCGGGGAGAACCCCCTCGACGTGGAGCGACTCTTCAGACAGATCGTCCAGGAGATGTCGGGCCACGGCGGGACGACGGGGAAGGTCGTCACGGCCGCCTCGGGGATCGAAATCGCCCTCTGGGACGCCGCGGGGAAGATCCTCGACGTGCCGGTCTACCAGCTCCTCGGCGGGAAGTTCCGCGACGAGGTGCGGATGTACTGCGACTGTCACGCCGGCGAGGCCTACGCCGTCGAGGACGGCTCGACCGCCTACGCCGAGGCCGAGGCGTACTCCCCGGAAGCCTACGCGAACGAAGCGCGGCGCGTCCTCGACCTGGGCTTCGACGCGCTCAAGTTCGACCTCGACCTCGAGATGGACAACGACCCCGACCCGTTCAACGGTCGCCTCTCGAACGAAGCGATCGAGCACAAGCGCCAGATCGTCGAGGCCGTTCGCGAGGAGATCGGCTACGACGTCGACCTCGCGTTCGACTGTCACTGGGACTACTCCGTCGAGAGCGCGAAGCGACTGGCTCACGAACTCGAGGAGTACAAGCTGATGTGGCTCGAGGACCTGATTCCGCCGGAGAACATGTCCGCCCAGATCGAGGTGAATCAGGCGACGACGACGCCGACGGCGACCGGCGAGAACCGCTTCCGGGTTCACGAACTCTCCGAGTTGATCTACGAGCACGGCGTCGACATCGTCACGCCGGACCCGACGACGGTCGGCGGCCTCAGCGAGACCATGCGAATCGCCGACCGAGCCGAGGAGAACTACATGCCGATCTCGCCCCACAACGTCTGCAGTCCGATCGGGACGATGGCCTGCGTCCACCTCGGCGCGGCGATTCCGAACTTCGACGTCCTCGAGTTCCACGCGCTGGAAGTCGACTGGTGGGACGACCTCGTCACCCGCGACGAACCGCTCATTCAGGACGGCTACATCGAGGTCCCCGAGAAGCCGGGGATCGGCGTCGAACTCGATCGGGACGTGCTCGAAGAACACCGGTTTGAAGGACCCAGCTAA
- a CDS encoding DUF362 domain-containing protein, whose product MEFPTRAHVDDLIDPQPLPPFVRVAYEPSAETVSDPLETIRSELDELPLDDLEPGSTVAVGVGSRGIHYLEAYVEEIVSALKARDLEPLVVPAMGSHGGATPEGQLELLEALGVTESSVGAPIDADMAVDELGEVTVGGTETTVSFSSVAREADGVIVLNRVKPHTNFTGKLESGLCKMSVVGLGKQPGAKSFHSTAIRHGYVETMEALLSVVREETPLLGGIALVENFDEETAHIEGVSASAFEQREPELLARARAEMATLPTDDLDLLVVDEIGKEISGAGMDTNVIGRYQVLNAPDPETPAIDLIYARGLTESTKGNGNGIGLSDITRRDAIEQLDLQKTYANALTSGSLSKAQLPVVAPDDELAIRTALSALGGYDPETVRVAWIENTTELSEMHVSPALLEEISEDVSVLERERLEFDDGTKAFVSE is encoded by the coding sequence ATGGAGTTTCCCACTCGAGCCCACGTGGACGACCTGATCGACCCACAACCGCTGCCGCCGTTCGTTCGGGTGGCGTACGAACCGTCGGCCGAAACCGTCTCCGATCCCCTCGAGACGATTCGTTCGGAACTCGACGAACTGCCCCTCGACGACCTCGAGCCCGGTTCGACCGTCGCCGTCGGCGTCGGCAGTCGCGGCATTCACTACCTCGAGGCCTACGTCGAGGAAATCGTCTCGGCGCTGAAGGCCCGAGACCTCGAGCCCCTCGTCGTCCCCGCGATGGGCAGTCACGGCGGGGCGACGCCCGAGGGCCAACTCGAACTCCTCGAGGCCCTCGGCGTCACGGAGTCGAGCGTCGGCGCGCCCATCGACGCCGACATGGCCGTCGACGAACTCGGCGAGGTGACCGTCGGCGGGACGGAGACGACGGTTTCCTTCTCGAGCGTCGCTCGCGAGGCGGACGGGGTGATAGTTCTCAATCGCGTCAAACCGCACACGAACTTCACGGGGAAACTCGAGAGCGGGCTGTGCAAGATGAGCGTCGTCGGCCTCGGGAAGCAACCCGGCGCGAAGTCGTTTCACTCGACGGCGATCCGACACGGCTACGTCGAGACGATGGAGGCGCTGCTCTCCGTCGTCAGGGAGGAGACGCCGCTGCTGGGCGGGATCGCGCTCGTCGAGAACTTCGACGAGGAGACGGCGCACATCGAGGGCGTCTCGGCTTCGGCGTTCGAGCAGCGAGAGCCCGAGTTACTCGCACGGGCCAGAGCGGAGATGGCGACGCTGCCGACGGACGACCTCGACTTGCTCGTCGTCGACGAGATCGGCAAGGAGATCTCCGGCGCCGGCATGGACACGAACGTCATCGGCCGGTATCAGGTGCTCAACGCCCCCGATCCGGAGACGCCCGCGATCGACCTCATCTACGCCCGCGGGCTCACCGAGAGTACGAAGGGTAACGGTAACGGCATCGGTCTGAGCGACATCACGCGACGGGACGCGATCGAGCAACTCGACCTCCAAAAGACCTACGCGAACGCGCTGACCAGCGGCTCGCTGTCGAAGGCACAACTCCCCGTCGTCGCCCCGGACGACGAACTCGCGATCCGAACCGCGCTCTCCGCGCTCGGCGGCTACGATCCCGAGACCGTGAGGGTCGCGTGGATCGAGAACACCACCGAGCTCTCCGAGATGCACGTCTCGCCGGCCCTGCTCGAGGAGATTTCCGAGGACGTGAGCGTCCTCGAGCGCGAGCGACTCGAGTTCGACGACGGGACGAAAGCGTTCGTCTCGGAGTGA
- a CDS encoding SDR family oxidoreductase — MDLQIHGNTALVTASSSGLGKASAKALAREGVNVVINGRDEAQLEEAKSEVEAVATGEVVAQPGDLTDEDDIEALVQTTVDEFGGLDHLVTSAGGPPSGPFLETDDEDWYQAYDLLVMSVVRLAREAEPHLREGDGGTIVNITSRSVKEAIDSLVLSNSVRMSVIGLEKTLSKEFGPDIRANAVLPGPHETARIKELVEQAVDRGEYDSYEEGLEARGSGIPVGRIGDPMELGNTVAFLSSPQSGFINGVSVPIDGGSGSSNL; from the coding sequence ATGGACTTACAGATCCATGGTAACACGGCACTCGTAACGGCGTCGTCCAGTGGACTCGGCAAGGCATCGGCGAAGGCGCTCGCTCGAGAGGGCGTCAACGTCGTCATCAACGGCCGCGACGAGGCTCAACTCGAGGAGGCCAAATCGGAGGTCGAAGCCGTCGCGACGGGCGAGGTCGTCGCCCAACCGGGCGACCTCACCGACGAGGACGACATCGAAGCACTCGTCCAGACGACCGTCGACGAGTTCGGCGGACTCGACCACCTCGTCACGAGCGCGGGCGGCCCGCCTTCCGGCCCGTTCCTCGAGACAGACGACGAGGACTGGTATCAGGCCTACGATCTGCTCGTGATGAGCGTCGTCAGGCTCGCTCGCGAGGCCGAGCCCCACCTTCGGGAGGGCGACGGCGGCACCATCGTCAACATCACCTCCCGGAGCGTCAAGGAGGCCATCGACAGCCTCGTCCTCTCGAACTCGGTTCGAATGAGCGTCATCGGCCTCGAGAAGACACTCTCGAAGGAGTTCGGGCCTGACATCCGCGCGAACGCCGTTCTCCCCGGCCCGCACGAGACGGCTCGGATCAAAGAACTCGTCGAGCAGGCTGTCGACCGCGGCGAGTACGACAGCTACGAGGAGGGACTCGAGGCCCGCGGCTCGGGCATCCCGGTCGGTCGGATCGGCGACCCGATGGAACTCGGCAACACCGTCGCGTTCCTCTCTTCGCCCCAGTCCGGCTTCATCAACGGCGTGTCGGTGCCGATCGACGGTGGTTCGGGGTCGTCGAACCTATGA
- a CDS encoding IclR family transcriptional regulator has translation MQQDSEENATEVKSVTKTLAIIETLQGLDGARVTEVANELTWPKSTVYNHMETLEQCGYLVKEGDIYNLSLRFMDLGEYVKNRDEVYSLVEPRIEALAERTGERVQFVGEEHGKCVFIRIAMGDNAVSTGSRLGRRRKMLHATASGKSLLAFMPESESEAIIESIDLPKLTPNTITERDELYEHLEEIRDRGCAFNYEEHIEGLRAVAAPVKRQDGSVVGSISVSGPAHRMSGDYFTDELPSTILGVCNEIELDIIYQ, from the coding sequence ATGCAACAGGATAGCGAGGAAAACGCGACCGAGGTGAAGTCCGTCACGAAGACGTTGGCGATCATCGAGACCCTCCAGGGCCTCGATGGGGCGCGCGTAACGGAGGTCGCGAACGAACTCACGTGGCCTAAGAGCACGGTCTACAACCACATGGAGACGCTCGAGCAGTGTGGCTATCTGGTCAAAGAGGGCGACATCTACAATCTGAGTCTGCGGTTCATGGACCTCGGCGAGTACGTCAAAAACCGCGACGAGGTGTACAGTCTCGTCGAGCCGCGAATCGAAGCGCTCGCAGAGCGAACCGGCGAACGGGTCCAGTTCGTCGGCGAAGAACACGGGAAGTGCGTCTTCATCCGGATCGCGATGGGCGATAACGCCGTGAGTACCGGCAGCCGACTCGGCCGACGCCGGAAAATGTTACACGCAACCGCGTCCGGAAAATCGCTACTGGCGTTCATGCCCGAATCGGAATCCGAGGCGATCATCGAATCGATCGATCTCCCGAAGCTAACGCCAAACACCATCACTGAACGGGACGAACTCTACGAGCACCTCGAGGAGATTCGTGACCGCGGCTGTGCGTTCAACTATGAGGAACATATTGAGGGGTTACGAGCGGTCGCCGCGCCGGTCAAACGACAGGACGGCTCGGTGGTCGGCTCGATCAGCGTCTCGGGGCCCGCCCACCGGATGAGCGGCGATTACTTCACCGACGAACTCCCGAGTACGATTCTCGGCGTCTGCAACGAAATCGAACTCGACATCATCTACCAGTAG
- a CDS encoding mandelate racemase/muconate lactonizing enzyme family protein, with protein MEITSVESFPVEIPLESPVSFSNRTITYRDHAITYVRTDEGVEGVGYSLGYEGAHLIADAVEDMLEPLLVGEDPRDTERLWRKMFDGNVQIGRQGILLRAISSVDIALWDAKAKAAGQPLYKLLGGYADSVPAYASGGYYRDDKGHEGLRAEMQRYLEEGHDIVKMKVGRRSVAEEVERVEAVRDEIGPDRTLLLDANGVWSSANEAIRACRAFEPYDPYFIEEPVMIDKVQAMAELNEAIAYPVATGELEGTRYNFARLYDDGAANVLQADATVCGGITEWLKIAHHAAAYDIELAPHYNWNLHASLVGSIENGLFVEYFYRDMDVKVFDDIVENPLSPDDTGSIPLPQEPGHGVQLDTDALETFKPT; from the coding sequence ATGGAGATAACCAGCGTCGAATCCTTTCCGGTAGAGATTCCACTGGAATCGCCGGTCTCCTTCTCGAATCGAACGATCACGTATCGCGATCACGCGATCACGTACGTGCGAACCGACGAGGGCGTCGAGGGAGTTGGCTACTCGCTCGGCTACGAAGGTGCCCACCTGATCGCCGACGCGGTCGAGGACATGCTCGAGCCGCTGCTCGTCGGCGAGGATCCCCGAGACACAGAACGGCTGTGGCGAAAGATGTTCGACGGCAACGTCCAGATCGGCCGGCAAGGGATCTTACTCCGGGCCATCTCGAGCGTCGACATCGCCCTTTGGGACGCGAAAGCGAAAGCGGCGGGCCAACCGCTGTACAAGCTCCTCGGCGGGTACGCGGACTCCGTTCCGGCGTACGCCAGCGGCGGCTACTACCGCGACGACAAGGGCCACGAGGGGCTTCGCGCCGAGATGCAACGCTACCTCGAGGAGGGCCACGACATCGTCAAGATGAAAGTCGGCAGACGCTCGGTCGCCGAGGAGGTCGAACGCGTCGAGGCCGTCCGAGACGAGATCGGGCCGGACCGGACGCTGTTGCTCGACGCGAACGGCGTCTGGTCGAGCGCGAACGAGGCGATCAGGGCCTGTCGCGCCTTCGAACCGTACGATCCGTACTTCATCGAAGAGCCCGTGATGATCGACAAGGTCCAGGCGATGGCCGAACTTAACGAGGCCATCGCCTACCCCGTCGCGACGGGCGAACTCGAGGGGACCCGATACAACTTCGCGCGCCTCTACGACGACGGTGCGGCGAACGTCCTCCAGGCCGACGCGACGGTCTGTGGCGGCATCACCGAGTGGCTCAAGATCGCCCACCACGCGGCGGCTTACGACATCGAACTCGCCCCACACTACAACTGGAACCTCCACGCGTCGCTCGTCGGCTCGATCGAGAACGGGCTCTTCGTGGAGTACTTCTACCGCGACATGGACGTGAAGGTCTTCGACGATATCGTCGAGAACCCGCTGTCACCGGACGACACCGGGTCGATTCCGCTCCCACAGGAACCGGGCCACGGCGTACAGTTAGATACAGACGCACTCGAGACGTTCAAACCAACATGA
- a CDS encoding cupin domain-containing protein, whose translation MKPVDFDTAETYEPDEGWRRVSMAGSDQFSFEWFEKPPGHSSPMHDHENEQVCLCLEGELTIYTEDDEVTLQKHDSVLLESWEEHRVENTGDERAVGLDVFAPGRSFDFWTDRE comes from the coding sequence ATGAAGCCGGTCGACTTCGACACCGCGGAGACGTACGAGCCCGACGAGGGTTGGCGACGGGTCTCGATGGCCGGCAGCGACCAGTTCAGCTTCGAGTGGTTCGAGAAGCCGCCGGGCCACAGTTCGCCGATGCACGATCACGAAAACGAGCAGGTGTGTCTCTGTCTCGAGGGCGAACTCACGATCTACACCGAAGACGACGAGGTCACCCTCCAGAAGCACGACTCGGTGTTGCTCGAGTCCTGGGAGGAACACCGCGTGGAGAACACGGGAGACGAGCGCGCCGTGGGGCTCGACGTGTTCGCCCCGGGTCGCTCGTTCGACTTCTGGACCGACCGCGAGTAA
- a CDS encoding aldehyde dehydrogenase family protein: MATHSANDRDQYGLFIDGTESESASGETISVVDPATEEPFTSIQAGSASDVDRAVDAALEGQTEWYGLAPAERGRILRRASDLIADRRDELARLLTRENGKPISQARTEIDAASRYFEYYSGMADKIQGETIPLGREYVDYTIQEPLGVTGHIIPWNFPAAIFGRTVAPALTAGNAVVVKPAEQTPLTALEFAQILDEAGAPSGTVNVVTGYGVDAGEPLTEHEDVSCVAFTGSVETGKAVAAAAGRQLTPAHIEAGGKNPNVVFPDADLEQAVEQTLISIFTRNAGQVCSAGDRLIVHEDIREAFLERLVEEVESLEVGTGLDDPDIGPLVSEAQYETVSEYIEIGSSEVGEPIVGGAPEETEDGYFVEPTVFDGASNDDRISQEEIFGPVLTVIPFSTEAEAIELANDSEYGLTAGIFTTDLERAHRFARDVVAGQVYVNEWFAGGVETPFGGFRESGFGREKGLEAVEQFTATKNVGLKIGDGPS, from the coding sequence ATGGCGACACACAGCGCGAACGATCGCGATCAGTACGGCCTGTTCATCGACGGGACCGAAAGCGAGTCGGCGTCCGGAGAGACGATTTCGGTCGTCGACCCCGCGACGGAAGAGCCGTTCACGTCGATCCAGGCCGGATCGGCGTCCGACGTCGACCGCGCGGTCGACGCCGCACTCGAGGGCCAGACGGAGTGGTACGGACTCGCACCCGCCGAACGGGGTCGGATACTGCGCCGAGCGTCGGATCTCATCGCAGACCGACGCGACGAACTCGCCCGACTGCTGACTCGCGAGAACGGGAAACCGATCTCGCAGGCGCGGACCGAAATCGACGCCGCCAGCCGGTACTTCGAGTACTACTCGGGAATGGCGGACAAAATACAGGGCGAGACGATCCCCCTCGGTCGCGAGTACGTCGACTACACGATTCAGGAACCACTCGGCGTTACCGGTCACATCATCCCCTGGAACTTTCCGGCGGCGATCTTCGGTCGGACCGTCGCGCCGGCGCTCACCGCCGGCAACGCCGTCGTCGTCAAGCCGGCGGAACAGACGCCGCTGACGGCACTCGAGTTCGCTCAAATACTCGACGAGGCGGGCGCTCCTTCCGGGACGGTCAACGTCGTCACGGGATACGGCGTCGACGCCGGCGAACCGCTGACGGAACACGAGGACGTGAGCTGCGTCGCGTTCACGGGCTCCGTCGAGACCGGCAAAGCGGTCGCAGCCGCCGCTGGCCGACAGCTCACGCCCGCACACATCGAAGCCGGCGGCAAGAACCCGAACGTCGTCTTCCCGGACGCCGACCTCGAGCAAGCCGTCGAGCAGACGCTGATCTCGATCTTCACGCGAAACGCGGGACAGGTCTGCTCGGCCGGGGACCGTCTGATCGTTCACGAAGATATCCGCGAGGCGTTCCTCGAGCGACTCGTCGAGGAGGTCGAGTCGCTCGAGGTCGGCACCGGCCTCGACGATCCGGACATCGGACCCCTCGTCTCCGAAGCGCAGTACGAGACGGTCAGCGAGTACATCGAGATCGGCTCGAGCGAAGTCGGCGAGCCGATCGTCGGCGGCGCTCCCGAGGAGACGGAGGACGGCTACTTCGTCGAGCCGACAGTATTCGACGGCGCGAGCAACGACGACCGAATCAGCCAGGAGGAGATCTTCGGCCCCGTCCTCACCGTGATCCCGTTCAGCACCGAAGCCGAGGCAATCGAACTCGCCAACGACAGCGAGTACGGCCTCACGGCGGGTATCTTCACCACCGACCTCGAGCGCGCTCACCGGTTCGCCCGCGACGTCGTTGCCGGCCAGGTGTACGTCAACGAGTGGTTCGCCGGCGGCGTCGAGACGCCCTTCGGCGGCTTCCGCGAGAGCGGCTTCGGTCGCGAGAAGGGCCTCGAGGCGGTAGAACAGTTCACGGCCACGAAGAACGTCGGGTTGAAGATCGGCGACGGCCCGTCGTAG
- a CDS encoding carboxymuconolactone decarboxylase family protein — MARVPLRRQDDLPDDYQYLLGEDALGELNLLCAMANNPDALQSYMRYGTTLWSDGGLEADDLERCILTIARELEAVYEWHQHVPIARESGVSDDEILAIADGDRDRFDERETALLRYVEAVVRDEVDDDRFAALSEWFEPTEIVGITLIATHYLATARFLSALEVPLEDSFVGWDLEGE, encoded by the coding sequence ATGGCGCGCGTTCCACTCAGGCGACAGGACGACCTCCCGGACGACTACCAGTACCTCCTCGGCGAGGACGCGCTGGGCGAGCTCAACCTCCTCTGTGCGATGGCGAACAACCCCGACGCGTTGCAGTCGTACATGCGCTACGGAACCACGCTGTGGTCCGACGGCGGCCTCGAGGCGGACGACCTCGAGCGCTGCATCCTCACCATCGCCCGCGAACTCGAGGCGGTCTACGAGTGGCACCAGCACGTCCCGATCGCTCGGGAAAGCGGCGTCTCGGACGACGAGATCCTCGCCATCGCCGACGGCGACCGAGACCGGTTCGACGAACGGGAGACCGCGCTGCTCCGGTACGTCGAGGCCGTCGTCCGCGACGAGGTCGATGACGACCGATTCGCCGCCCTCTCGGAGTGGTTCGAGCCCACGGAAATCGTCGGCATCACGCTGATCGCTACGCACTACCTCGCGACGGCCCGGTTCCTGAGCGCGCTCGAGGTCCCACTCGAGGATTCGTTCGTCGGCTGGGACCTCGAGGGCGAGTAG